CCAAGGTAACTACGCTGAATATACTATTGTTGATGAAAGGTTTGTGGCGCGTAAACCCGCTTCAGTCTCGTTTGTAGAAGCAGCCGCAGCACCTTTAGTATTAATCACTGCTTGGGAAGCTTTGTATGAACGGGGACGACTGGAACCTGGGGAACGAGTTTTGATTCATGCTGGTGCTGGTGGTGTCGGTCATGTAGCGATTCAATTGGCGAAACTCAAAGGTGCTACTGTCTCTACTACTGTCAGTTCTGAAGAAAAGGCGAATTTTGTCAGAGAACTCGGTGCTGACCATGTAATTTTTTACAAACAAACAGACTTTGTGCAAGCAGCTTTAGATTGGACTGGCGGCGAAGGAGTAGATTTAGCTTTTGACACTGTAGGCGGTGAAACTTTTTATCAAACCTTTCCCGCAGTGCGTGTGTATGGCGATATTGTGACGATTCTAGAACCAGATGCTAAGACTGTTTGGAAATCTGCTAGAACGCGTAATCTCCGCATTGGGTTGGAATTAATGTTAACACCGATGTTGCTGGGATTGGAGGAAAGTCTTCAGCACCATGCAGATATTCTCGAACAGTGTGGTCAATTGATTGATCAGGGAAAGTTGAAAATTCACGTTGGTCATCAGTTTCGGTTGTCAGAAGCAGCAGCAGCGCATCAATTACTTGAAAGTGGGTCTATCACGGGTAAAATTGTTCTGCTGGTTAGTGATGAATGATGTGGTGTTGATTTATCTAAATTAGGCGTTGCTGAATTATGGGAGATTTATCTCACGCACAGACGCAGAGACGCAGAGAGGATAATGAGTTTTAGCGTTGATGAATTATATCATGTCCGGTTAATTAGTTATGTTTCCCACAGTCATTGCACCCCACCCCTAACCCCTCCCCGTTCACGGGGAGGGGAAACAAAGCGTAGCTTTAGTGGGGTGGGGTTCTTAGAGTTTAATAAGTAATCAAGCAAACATGATATTAGAATATGAAATGATAAATTATATGGCGTTGCTGATTAAGAATATGAATTTGCCTCACGCAAAGGCGAGGCCATTGGTGAGAGGTTAAGATAATCTTCCTTTTGTCAACTAGAAATTATGCTGAAAATTTAGAAAAAAATGATGTATTAAGTGAACTAATGTACTGAATTTATAGCGTAAGGATCAATGATCTGTATCAAGATTAGGCGATCGCTTACTTTGGCTAGTGGATCGCTACCGTCGTCTGCTTCCTGTGGCAATTATTCCCACTTTTTACGAAACTACTTCTATATTAGTGAGCTTTGGCGTTTTAGAATTCTTGAGCTTGTTAGCTATATTTCGCAATGCTGAACAACCTTGGCTAACGCTGGGGTGTCTTTTAATTATTATTGTCCCCGTACCCGTGGCTTTATTGATTCGACTTTACCAACAAGGATGTTATCACGATTTGATGCACACATCTTACTTTACAGAAGTTGGTACCTTTCGGCAGTTGCGATTGTTGATTGGACGTTTACCAGTGATACCAAGAAATGCGACATTTCGTGAAAGATATATGCCTTTGTTGTGCGATCGCCGTTGGAACTGGCTGAATTATTATGACTTTAGCCTGAATAATCTGGTTAAATTAGGATTTAATGACATTCGTCTGCGAGATCAACATTTACCAGGTATCATCGCCACACTTGCTTGGTATCAGTGGAGTCTGGGTTTACTTTACATAACCCTCGTTTTGTGGACACTCTCCCGCACAATTCCGGGATTGAACTTGCTGATTTATCTCAAGTAATCCCTGCACTTCAACTTTTCCTCACTTCTATCAGCAACAAAATAGGCGATCGTCGAGTGGAGGCGATCGTTATGTTCCATACCTCAATAACAGTACATATGTTCAGAGAAAAAAATCTTATACTTTAGCATCTTCACCCAATTATTGCTACTCTTAAGGCAGTAAATTACGATTTATTCACAGATTTGTGTCTTCAGCCTAAACTTAATACTATGCTTATCGAATTTAGTATTGGGAACTACAGATCGTTTAAAGAGCAAGTCACCTTTAGTATGGTGGCGGCTAACCTTGTCGCAACAGACAAAAAGCTTGATGAGAACAACGTTTTTGCAGTAGATAACGATTTAAAACTACTTAAAAGTGCTGCGATATACGGTGCAAATGCTAGTGGGAAAAGTAACCTAGCTACAGCTTTAAATTTCATGAGATGGTTCATGATTAATTCTTCTAAAGAGACTCAAAGCACGGAAAAGATAGATATTGAGCGATTTCAACTCAGCACTGAAACCGAAGACAAACCATCTTTTTTTGAAATCGTATTTTTAATGAATGGCAAGAGATATAGATATGGATTTGAAGCAACTCGTGACGAGGTTGTAACTGAATGGTTATTTTATGTACCTAAATCAAAAGAAACTAAACTTTTTGAGCGCAAACTGGAAAAGTTTAGTATTTCTAAAACATATAAAGCTGACGGTATTCAACAGAAAACAAGACAAAATGCCCTCTTTTTGTCTGTATCTGCTCAATTTAATGTAGAGATTGCAGAAAAAATATTGGATTGGCTAACAAACAGATTCCAAGTTACCTCTGGTTTAAATGATCGAGGCTATCGAGGATACACAGTTAATTGTTTAATGAATAACGAAAATAAAGATGAGATTCTTCAGTTGCTCAAAAAATTAGATTTGGGATTTGGCGATATCAAGGTAGAAGAAATTGAGGTTACTATTGATTCTTGGTCTAGTGAAGCGTCAGATGAAATCAAATCAATAATTCTAAAAAATGGGACAAAAAAAGTAACAACTGTTAAAACTATACACCAAAAATTTGATGGTAAAGGAAAACCTATATCTACAGAATTTTTTAACTTATATGTTCAAGAATCTGAAGGAACTCAAAAAGTCTTTGCTTTGGCAGGGCCTCTTGTTGATACACTGAAAAATGGTAAAGTTCTCATCATTGATGAATTTGATGCTAGAATTCATCCTTTAATCAGCCGTGCAATTGTGGAATTATTTAATTCAAATGAAACAAACCCAAACAATGCTCAGTTAATATTCATGACTCACGATACAAATTTGCTTAGCAATAAGCTGTTTCGTAGAGATCAGATTTGGTTTACTGAAAAGAATAGATATGGTGCAACAGATTTGTACTCTTTAGCTGAATACAAGATACCTGAAGATGCATCATTTGAGAATGATTATATTCAAGGTAGATATGGCGCTATTCCATATATTGGAAATTTGAATCATCTAATTGATTATCATGCCTAGAAGAAAGGAAAACTCTCGTGGCTATTCGCCTAGAAAAGTTAATACGAGGGAAATCAGGCAGAGATTCTTGATTGTGTGTGAAGGAGAGAAAACAGAACCTAACTACTTTAGGAGTTTTCGTGTTCCTAAGAATGTCGTTGAAATAGATGTGCAGGGTTTAGGAGAAAATCCCAGCAAACTAGTTCAAAGCACAAAAAAACTGAACGAACAAGACGATTACGATCAGGTTTGGTGTGTTTTTGATCGCAATTCTTGGACTATAGAAGATTTTAATAATGCTATTAAAAATGCTAATGCTCAAGGATTTAGAGTAGCTTATTCTAATGAAGCGTTTGAATTATGGTATGTGCTGCATTTTGAATTTCTCAATACTGGTATTCCTCGAAGTGATTATCTAAAAAAGTTAAGTTATTTATTGGGGCGGACATATAAGAAGAATAGCGAAACAATTTATGATGAGCTATTTGATAAACAATCTCTTGCTATTAAAAATGCTGAAAAACTTTTTAAACAATATGAACCTCACAATTCAGCGAAAGACAATCCATCAACAACAGTACATTTGTTAGTGCAGGAACTCAATAAGTTTATTCACTAACTTTATACCGTACTGTTGCTGATGCTGCTCGATTAGCAAAATAGTAATTTCACAATTTATCTGCAATCAAGCCAGAAAACTCCCGCAACTTTTAAGATTTTACAAGAGTTCCAGACTCCTGTCTCTTAATACTTGGTTGCGGATAATCTTCCTCGGTAAAGTAGTAGTAGCTGTAAGGTTCATTTTGAGAAATCACACCATTCACCACTTGTCCCAGGACATTTTGACCTGATTTTTCTAAAAGTTCTTTAGCAAAAGTTGCATTAACCACATCAACCACACCCGGACGAACTACAAATAAAACACCATCAGCCATTTGACCAAGAGTCGCAGCATCAGCAGCAACATTTAATGAGGGAGCATCAACAATTACAAAGTCGTAATTGGCAGCAAAAGTTTCCATTAAACCCGCCATTCGTTTCGAGTCTAACAGAAAAGCTGGACTAGGTGGTACTACTCCAGAAGTCAAGACATCCAAATTATCCATCACATTTCTGATAGCTTTTTTGATTTCAGCTTGTCCCACAATCAAATTGCTAAGACCTTGACTATTAGTCAATCCCCAGATTTTATGCTGATTTGGACGATGCAAATCTCCATCAATCAGTAAAACTTTACGCTCCGTTTGAGCCATTGCTACAGCCAAATTAGTAGCTACTGTTGACTTACCTTCTTTAGGTACAGAACTAGTGACAACAATAACTTTTAACTCTTTATCGGCACTCATAAATTTCAGATTTGCCCTCAGCATCCGATAAGCTTCACTCATTGGTGAACGAGGAGTATCTCTAACAGCAATCTTTTGCAGATCTAACTCTAGCTCTTCATAGCCACGAAGGGATTTTTTCGGCTTGTTAGCAGCAGGAATTATCCCTAATAAAGTCAACTCCAGTAATTCTTTAGCCTCATCAACAGTTTTAATTGATTTATCTCTTGCTTCTGAAATATACATACTTGCTAAAGCTGCCAGACTAGCCAATAAACCTGCAATCACGTAAAAAACCATAGAAGAATAAACTGGCTCTTCGGGAACTTCCGCCGGAGATATCAAACTGGCATTCCCTACGTTTTGATTTTCAGCTATTTGGCTTTCTTGCAGTTTTTGTAGCAAGAGTGAGTAGGTAGATTGAGCAGCTTGGACTTTACGTTCTAACTGGCGCTGATTTTGTTCTAATCTTGGCAAATTGTTGAGTCTTCGCTTGTAAGCATTTTGTAATTTGAATAAAGTATTAGTTTGGTTGACTAAACCTAAACGAGTTGATTCTAATTCTACAAGTTTTGCAGAAAGTTGTTGTTGCAATGCTCCTAATTGAAAGTTTTGATTTTGTAGTGATTGAGTTGTTCCTGTAACCATCGTGATTCGTTGTTGCAGCAGTTCGTTTAAAGACTTTAATTTTTCCTCTAAATCAATGATTTGCGGATGGTCATTCTGTAAAACAGTGCGCCTAGCTGCTAATTGTGATTCTAACTGTTGGATTTCTTTAAGAATATCTTGTACCCCTGAAGTTTGGCTGAGGGAAGTCATCATTACTGCCTGCTGAGAATTCATACCCAATTGCTGGCGGATAGCTTGAGATTGTGCATCGACATTAGCTAGATTATATTGAGATGCACTCATTTGTTTTTGTAATTCTGTAATGATTCCTACTGCCTGATTTACTTCTTCTTGTAGAGAAACAACTTGGTATTTTTCTTTAAACTTTGCAAGTTCTGCTTCTGCTTCACGAACAACTATTTCAGCATTTGGTACTTGTTTTTCTAGAAATCTGCGAGCTGCTGTTACTTGAGTTCTATGAGCAGATACGTTATGTTCTAGATAGATAGCCATTAAAGTATTAACTACTTTTGCAGCTCTCTCTGAATTGATATCTTGATAAGAAATCGTGAGTACATCAGCGCCCTTAGCTTCTTTGACGCTAAGTCGTTGCAGAAACGTCTTGGATTTTAAGG
Above is a window of Nostoc sp. UHCC 0702 DNA encoding:
- a CDS encoding zinc-dependent alcohol dehydrogenase family protein, with product MKAVLMTAAGSPEVLQVQDVVNPTVPIGNTELLVRLVAAGVNPIDTKLRSRGTFYPEQMPAILGCDGAGIVEAVGAGVQRFRPGDEVYFCYGGLGAHQGNYAEYTIVDERFVARKPASVSFVEAAAAPLVLITAWEALYERGRLEPGERVLIHAGAGGVGHVAIQLAKLKGATVSTTVSSEEKANFVRELGADHVIFYKQTDFVQAALDWTGGEGVDLAFDTVGGETFYQTFPAVRVYGDIVTILEPDAKTVWKSARTRNLRIGLELMLTPMLLGLEESLQHHADILEQCGQLIDQGKLKIHVGHQFRLSEAAAAHQLLESGSITGKIVLLVSDE
- a CDS encoding ATP-binding protein, whose amino-acid sequence is MLIEFSIGNYRSFKEQVTFSMVAANLVATDKKLDENNVFAVDNDLKLLKSAAIYGANASGKSNLATALNFMRWFMINSSKETQSTEKIDIERFQLSTETEDKPSFFEIVFLMNGKRYRYGFEATRDEVVTEWLFYVPKSKETKLFERKLEKFSISKTYKADGIQQKTRQNALFLSVSAQFNVEIAEKILDWLTNRFQVTSGLNDRGYRGYTVNCLMNNENKDEILQLLKKLDLGFGDIKVEEIEVTIDSWSSEASDEIKSIILKNGTKKVTTVKTIHQKFDGKGKPISTEFFNLYVQESEGTQKVFALAGPLVDTLKNGKVLIIDEFDARIHPLISRAIVELFNSNETNPNNAQLIFMTHDTNLLSNKLFRRDQIWFTEKNRYGATDLYSLAEYKIPEDASFENDYIQGRYGAIPYIGNLNHLIDYHA
- a CDS encoding RloB domain-containing protein gives rise to the protein MPRRKENSRGYSPRKVNTREIRQRFLIVCEGEKTEPNYFRSFRVPKNVVEIDVQGLGENPSKLVQSTKKLNEQDDYDQVWCVFDRNSWTIEDFNNAIKNANAQGFRVAYSNEAFELWYVLHFEFLNTGIPRSDYLKKLSYLLGRTYKKNSETIYDELFDKQSLAIKNAEKLFKQYEPHNSAKDNPSTTVHLLVQELNKFIH
- a CDS encoding polysaccharide biosynthesis tyrosine autokinase, with translation MKIIESSQDIKQYWPIVKRHWLSASGVFISVFVLLSIVATLKKPSYLAEGKLKFERTNTTSSLTGVGTELGKLEPLVQDKSNPLYTEAEVIRSVPVVNKTLSTLQLKNDKGMPLKSKTFLQRLSVKEAKGADVLTISYQDINSERAAKVVNTLMAIYLEHNVSAHRTQVTAARRFLEKQVPNAEIVVREAEAELAKFKEKYQVVSLQEEVNQAVGIITELQKQMSASQYNLANVDAQSQAIRQQLGMNSQQAVMMTSLSQTSGVQDILKEIQQLESQLAARRTVLQNDHPQIIDLEEKLKSLNELLQQRITMVTGTTQSLQNQNFQLGALQQQLSAKLVELESTRLGLVNQTNTLFKLQNAYKRRLNNLPRLEQNQRQLERKVQAAQSTYSLLLQKLQESQIAENQNVGNASLISPAEVPEEPVYSSMVFYVIAGLLASLAALASMYISEARDKSIKTVDEAKELLELTLLGIIPAANKPKKSLRGYEELELDLQKIAVRDTPRSPMSEAYRMLRANLKFMSADKELKVIVVTSSVPKEGKSTVATNLAVAMAQTERKVLLIDGDLHRPNQHKIWGLTNSQGLSNLIVGQAEIKKAIRNVMDNLDVLTSGVVPPSPAFLLDSKRMAGLMETFAANYDFVIVDAPSLNVAADAATLGQMADGVLFVVRPGVVDVVNATFAKELLEKSGQNVLGQVVNGVISQNEPYSYYYFTEEDYPQPSIKRQESGTLVKS